aaaactaggtcactaggtcaaatcgaagaaaaacattgtgtaggcaatagaggatgtatttttcaattgatcttcatgaaatttggtcagtgtgccttgatgaaatctaggtcgaatttgaatatgggttatctgaggtcaaaaactaggtcactaggtcaaattaaagaaaaatcttgtgtatgcgatagagactgttttttttttcaattgatttttatgaaatttggtcaggatgattgccttaatgaaatctaggtagaatttgaatatgggtcatctgaggtcaaaaactaggtcacttggtcaaatcaaagaaaaaacttgtgtatgtgatagaggctgtgtttttcagttgatcttcatgaattttggtcagaatgattgacttgataaaatctaggtcgagtttgaacatgggtcatctagggtcaaaaactaggtcatatctaagaaaatgcttgttttatcgcaagagaccaattttttggtccaatcttaatgaaaattggtcagaatatttgtttccatgaaatcactaggtcaaacatgttttacactgttatggtgtgtttcttaggtgagcgacctagggccatcttggccctcttgtttgacaaaCCGTTTTTTGGTCATAACTTTGGTACTgaataagataatgacttgaaactcaaaatatatctttaccatcatcatcatcttgttgtatcttccttttaaagtagagatctcttattgagacataaattcattttactgtcaaaccACCGAATAGtgaagcgcgctgtcttatggacagctcttgttagatcaAGTCATTTACTGAGAGTCTGTTTTATTTGATACCAGTATTTCGGTTCTGTAATTTTACTCCGCTGCTTGTAACCTGTCTAGTGTTTGTGGATTCTGTTCAAAAAGTtacttggtatctacatgcaacTCGCaactttatttattgtttttgcccaGTGTCTGtcagtcacacttcatttccgataaataactggagaaccatttgatctagaaccttcaaacctcaaaggatggcagggcttatggagtagacaaactattgtttttggggtcactcccatcaaaggtcagggtcgcaggggcctgaacatggaaaaccatttccgatcaataacttgagaaccacttaacccagaatatTGAgattttataggatgattggacatgcagagtagatgactactgactttggggtcactctggtaaaggttaaggtcacaggggccagaacatggaaatccagttctgatcagtaactttagaaccgtttgacttagaaccttcataggatgataggacttacagagagtccgcttcgagtgcgggaggtcgtgggttcgatccctggcgcgtcataccaaagacgtaaaaaatggtactagtagcttcctcgcttggcgctcagcatttagaggatagtactaggactggtcagcccggtgtcagtataatgtgactgggtggggtatcatgtcatgtgtctacggcgtgatattccagtgaggcagcactataaagttgagcattgtgctcactgctacaagtagacaccgtcgttcatatgactgaaaaattgttgagaaagacgttaaacccgaacacacacacacacacacacacacacacacacacacacacaggacttacagagaagatgacccctattgttttgggacCATCCGtcagtcacacttcattttcgatcaataacagtactggagaaccatttgacctagaaccttcaaacttcatagggtgatagagcttacagagtagatgacccctaggaTTTTtgaggttactagatcaaaggtcaaggtaacagggacttgaacatggaaacccgttccTAGTctataacttgaaaaccacttgaaccagaatgttgaaacttgataggatgattggacatgtagagcagATGACTGCTATTTACtttggggtcactttatcaaaggtcaaggtaacagtgaccagaacatggaaaacggtttctgatcaataaattgagaaccatttgacctggaACCTTCTCATTTCCTAGAATGAtgggacttacagagtagatgacccttattgttctAGGTTCACTTaagcaaaggtcaaggtgacagaggcctgaacatggaaacgttatcaataccttgagaaccacttgacacagaatcttgaaacttaaaaaattgattggacatgcaaattagatgatccctattgattttggggtcactctgatcagaggtcaaggtcacagaggccagaacatagaaaactgtttccaatccctaacttgaaaaccactagtcccagaatgttgaatcttcatgggataattggacatgctgagtagatgatcaCTATTTTTCAATAGTTAAATGAGAGTCAAAACAAGAAAAAGATATTTCGGTCATTTCTCCCCCACCATCaagataaataaatagataaaaaaaatataataaaaaaatatctaaatatatttttcGTTTGGTACCATGAATTCAATAACAACCGTTTTCAATTTGACATGGCCTTATCAGTGAAAGCCTGCTTTGGACCACTATGCCTATCTAATCTTGTCATCTAATTATTGTATTAGGGGAAAATGTTTAAAAGAGAGAAATACATCAGCCAAATGTTTAGGATAGACACTAGTAATATAAAGACTTTAAAGTGTCATGGTATAGTGAACATATACAAAATATGATATGAAACTTGAGTGGATAAAATTATTGTAGCAATGAAAAAATGTGTACAGCACAATCCTAAATTATCTCAAATATGTGATTGAACTTTTGGCCTTGTACTTTGAAAGCACATGTTTATATAGCCCTACATCATTAAGTATTCAGAAATAAACTAACTTTCGTGTCCAAGAATGGTCATCATCGTAGGTAGGGTACATTGTTGCATTGTACTATATTATTAATTTAATGAATCAAGATCTAGTCATCCAATAGCCACACTGACATTACAGTCATATTTGTCCATTTTTGTACGTAATAATGGCGATTCTCTCAATCATCGGCAATGTGGTGTTGTACTTGTCAGtgcgtttttttgtttttgtttttttttttgttttttttttatagtctcCATCAGTAGAACCTGGGTGGGAATATATAACTCATGACCCATTTTTTCAAGATTCGTAGTCAGTGTTACCACTAAACCACAGTAATTTGACTGCGCCCGCTTTCGAACTCAAAAAGACCACTGTTCCTTACACATGCGCACGTTGACGCCATTAAGAATCATTCTTCGGTATGCACGCCATTTCGTTGTTAATACAAAAATATCTAGTTCCCTGAAATGTTGAGAAATTATGATGACAACCTTAATAATTGTTTACTATACTGCATGACCTTCCCATACAAGGGCAAAAAAGCAATAGCTAATAACTGTGTTGAGGCGTTAAAACTTCGAAatgaatgatttaaaatattacaatctAGTGAAACTCTAATTGAAAGTTATACATGGATTGACCAAAAGCACGAGCGTCGTTGCTCTCAAATATACATGAAGTACATACTGTAATATAAGTTTTTTTAACTCctgttttagataaataaataatctaCTAACAGTTTCTAATATAATTCAATTTATTTCGATGTTTTACGGGTCGAGTTCAAGTCTAGATTATAAGTTTGTTAGTGCTTGTGTTTTGTCAGGTAAGTCTagattatgaaaatttgtcagtgTTCATGTTTTGTCAGGTAAGTCTTGGGTATGAAAGCAAGACAGTGATCGTGTTTTACCAGGTATGTCTTGGTTATAAAAGTTTGTCTGTATTCGTATTTTGCCCTAAATATTGTCAACATACATGACTGTTAAAGGACTGTATTGAAAACAATGAATGTGGaacaaaagatttaaatgatCCGTACTCTACACGCGTTTCGGTTTTCATTTAATCGTTTTACATacttaagaaatacaaaaaaaaaaactttggtcaaattagaattctaaatttgtttaaattttcctGTAAGGATGGGAATTGGAGCTAGTGTCTCTTCTAATTCTAAAGGTAACACTTtacatatatacagaaacaattCTAAACGAATATCTCCTTTAAATCACGTACACatcataaaaaatcataaaaaactcatcaatttcttgaaattagttttaaaagatatttatcttATATAAAGAAATCGGCGTATAAAGGCAATCCTACTTATTCAAATTATTCGTTTTTATAGACAcgtaatatttgagccgcaccatgagaaaaccaacatagtgcatttgcgaccagcatggatccaggacagcctgcgcatccgcgcagtctggtcaggatccatgatgttctctttcaaagcctattgcaatttgagaaaccgtttgcgaacagcatggacctgatctgcgcagactggtctggatccacgctggtctcaaatgcactatgttggttttctgatggcgcgGCTCAAAATTTTATCTCGGCATACTTATTCAAACTATTCGTATTTATAGACACGtaatatttgtgtttatttttcgtAGAAACGAACGCtcttgcattttttattttctacaatgagCTACAACTAGTACACTGAACACGCAAacttataaataaattattcttGTAAGCGAAAGTGAAATCTTCAGTTTCGCATCATCGATGAAGTATATTGTCCTCTGTTTTTAACCTGACCttagtctggttcccgtcgtactttGTATTTTAATCGACAgtgaaggggcaggtaatccagactaacCTTACCTCTGCAGAGGTTTATAGTGCGGGCAAAGAAGAGtaatttatcattgtttatttatatCTCTTATAAACAACGTTCCTTATTCAGTTTGTTTTACTAAACGGTttgtttattcattcattttagcAAATCGTCctcttttgtgaaaaaaaagttATGATCAGcctaaaaactgtttgttttagtGTCTGTCTCTCGTTGATCAAGTCTCATCATTGCATAAGATCAGTTcagttaaaatgataaataacgATCAAGAGGGAGCGTGACCGTCACCTTGTACCCAACAcgtagcctgggaagccgttgataatatttatgctttgtcagaagaaatcatacctaatatctatgcattaaagaccCCCCACTTAATcggcgctaattagtgttaattggcattaatcgagtttctgatattatcaatttgcaggtagaaaaaaagttagaaattgtcagactggattcccaggctacccAACACGTAGAATATAAGTGATACTGCATGTTCAATTTATCACCTCGTCTTATGCTCCCTGATGATGGACCTCAAGATATGTTTCACTTTATTATGTTTTCCTTGGAAGAAAAAATAgggtttattttgttttgctcttGCCGGTTGGCAGACACTTGTTTTCCAACAATAACTAGAGCACGCTTTTTGTCTGATCAGTAGATGACATAATTGGTACGGGAGTCAGTAGGTGACAGGGGTCCCgctgaaaactgtttctgataaATAACAGAAGAATACGCATACAATGGTCAAAACATTATGGAATGACTGTTTGTGGTCGCGAGATGGTCTCTTTGCTTTTGAGGGCAATAGATCAAATATCAAGATTACGGTGACCTGGTTTTCAATCAATTAGTAGTTGATGTTTTGCCCCATTAGTAGGAATGCCATATTTCATAGGTTGATTTCCTGTGTTCTTTGGACAAATCCTATTGCTTGGGGTCAATAAAGTCTATATAGATCCACTAAAACTGGCTTTTGATCAGTTACTTGAGAATTTTTGGTCCATGACCAGCATATTTCATAAACTTATTGTCTAAGGTCAATAGACGACCCCTTTCATTTGTGGGTTTGGTGTCACACAGTGACATCGGAACTTAAATTGTTCAGGCATTATAGCTCGAGAATCTCTTCAAACTATAGTCTATGATTTTCCAAGGTCAATGAATGACCCTATCATTTTTAGGTCATAGTCACAACATACTTGTGACTtcgcccttaccctgctaaatttctaaaatgaattgtccatctttcaatttggacagtaccattaactgttaaaagggctgcttaccaaaaatatacttgactgaatggcgaacagtgcagatcatggtcagactgcacggaagtacaggctgatcatgatctacactggtcgcaaaggcagtgtCAATCGTGTCCAGCAATATAAGGGTTAAAACACCCAGGATCATCGGACAGCTATTATAGACGGGATGGTGATATATGTGTTTTACaagcagctcttgtttttatgtttgtttacaaGAAAAATATCACTACGCCATATATTCATCGATTTCATAGCTGAAACCAGTCGAAGTAGACGTCAAAAAGATATAAATGTCATCGAGCATATACAAACCGAGATTACAAGGCTGGATGATGCTTCTAAAGATACCAACGCACTAGACGAATTTATCGACGCATCACAAACGTACAGTAACACGAGTACCATATCAAGGGTACCAGCAGTAAACTTGGTAACAGAATCCGTACAGAAAACAATCAACAATATTGATGGTTATTTTGACAATGTAGACAAACACTTTGAAAACCTGCAAGCAAAACTTGGCGAATTCAAAGAAGCTGTGTTTGAAAGATGTGAACAGTACTCAGGTAAATATCAGAGACCTGatgttaaaaagaaattaaaaaacgaAAATCAGGCTGGTAGAAAATATTTGAGAACACGAAATTATAAACCATCTATTTGAAAATTCAATTCATTTGCAAAAGTCATGTAGGTATACTTTAATAGTTAAATTTTTGTGTACATTTATCGAGCACAGATAAAGCGTTTCTTTCAAACTAACAGATAGTTTTCTAcaataagacatttttttttctttttttcttttatatacgATGATAGTTTATTGTGTTATTAAAACGAGATACTTTAAACCTGATAGGTTTTAGCCTGCTTGTGtggataaaaaaatcattctaatttTAGAAGACGAAAAACTAAATAAATTAAGCAGAGCCCGACAACAGATAAATGTTGTAGATGAACTTATTCTGAAAGCTAAAGGACGTCTTATTCAAGcgaaaaaagacaacaaaactTCAGAAATGGTTAAATCAATGAAACGACAAGTCCAAGACCTCGAAATGTTCAAGTCCGATCTCAAAGCAAGTAGATTTGACAGTGCAAGGTCAAAAAagaatgaaatgtttgaaaaagttCTGCAGAGTGAAGGAAGCGAATATGTCATTGAAGATATTCTAAAATGGCGAGATGAAGCATTGAAACTTAGAAGAAAATATGAATCGCTCCTGGATGATAATGAAAAGCTGAGGACCGAAAGCGAGAACGAAATTATAACATTACAAAACACTAACCAGATATTTATAAAAGAATTAACAGAACTGAGACAAGAAACCGATATGGCTGACGAGAAAGTTAAACAGTCTGAGGAAAGGGTGCAACTTGTTGAAGAGAAGTTGCTTGATGAACGATTATCGCACGAAGTAGAAATAAATTCACTGAAAGCAATGCTTGAAAAGAAAGACGAGATTCTAGCAAAGTTAATGGGAAGTAACCCAGTAACACCGGGCCCAGAGCACGAGCAGGTACGCCTTTCGCCAGAGGGAATAGTTGGAACATCGGATAGTGAAAGTAAGTATAAAACAAGTGACAGTAGAAGTCCTAGTCCTAGCAAGGAAAATGATGCCAACAATGAAAGCAAAGGAAAGGGAGACATTAATACACATAATGGCAATTCACAGTCTTCAGTAAAAGAAGAACACGCAAGCGGTAAGGATAACGCTGATGATTTCTACATAAAACGTGTTTTACAAACCATAAAACCTAACAAACAAAACAGTAACGGTGGCAATAATGTTGAAACTAATGACAAAGAAATAACAGAAGAACAAACAGAAAAAATTGAAAGAACGGAAGAAAACTCGGAAACACAAAAGCTAAATTCAACTGAAATAGTTTCATCCGAAAAAGAGAAAGATACCGAATCAGAAAATCGTCAGGACTATGTTGAACAAACAAATACTAATGAGAATGGTACAAAAGCTCAAGATATTGTTTTATACGAGGAGGGTACAGTCAAAGAAATAGTGTAAGTAAACAATGATTATTTTTCTTAGGCATCGTAGGTGACTGCAGCAAATTTTTAACATTATCTAAGTACTTAACACTTAATGTATAAGAAAATGTCAACATTATGTTGACGAACAAGAAGTTGTGTGTGTCCTGTGACTGACTACGCATGTATTACCCTGTGGACAAGCAATTAAAAATTCATGATCATTTAAACCCAAGAGAGAAAATTTCTATcaaattgtaaataatttatgaCACGATTACTTCTCTTTAACTGATAAAATCTTTTTAGGCTATCGATTTCCGTTAACTGTGGGTTGTATTTATAGGTTACTAGGTAAATTCAATCTATAGTTTAACTGAGTCGGTCTAGTCGCGTGGATACTTCGtacttcaataaaaaaataatatccaAAAAAATCCTTGACAGTTGTCTAAAAGATAACTGTTGTTCCACAGACGCCATCCGGCTTTTTGTTCGTTCTTTAACAGAAGGAGGGTTTATGAAATTAGTGTCCTTAAACCTAAATAATCAGGCTAAACAAATAGTATAGCTGCATATTAAATTTCATGTAGAGTACAGTGGTTCGAGCCCTATGAGAATTGTGAAAAACGCGGCatgttctttttctttctttttttttaccattttttgtttttgtccgcATGCATATTATATTATTGAAATCGAAAATTGAAAGATCACCGCGAATTTCTAAGGCTGCTGAAATTCCAACAGAGGTTTGAACGAAAATAGTTGTCATTTTTGACAGTGATCTTTAGCAGATTGATATGTggatttttagcccacctgagcaatgctcaggtgagtttttctgatcactcgaagtccggcgtccgtcgtccgtcgtctgtctgtctgtctgtcgtctgtttgtctgtccgtcaacatttaggttgtgtatgcgatagaggctgtatttttcaactgatcttcatgaaatttggtcagaatgataaccttgatgaaatctatgccgagttcgaatatgggtcatctggggtcaaaaagtaggtcactaggtcaaatcaaaagaaaaccttgtgtatgcgataaaggctgttttttttctcaattgatcttcctgaaagtaagtcagaatgattgcctggataaaatctaggtcaagtttgaatatggatcttctgtagtcaaaaagtaggtcactaggttaaatcaaagaaaaatctcgtgtatgtgatagaggctgtatttttcaactgatcttcatgaaattttgtagaatgatagccttgataaaatctaggtcaggttcgaatattggtcatctgggttcaaaaactaggtcactaggtcaaatcaaagaaaaaccttgtgtatgcga
The sequence above is a segment of the Mercenaria mercenaria strain notata chromosome 3, MADL_Memer_1, whole genome shotgun sequence genome. Coding sequences within it:
- the LOC123523933 gene encoding uncharacterized protein LOC123523933, which gives rise to MGIGASVSSNSKAETSRSRRQKDINVIEHIQTEITRLDDASKDTNALDEFIDASQTYSNTSTISRVPAVNLVTESVQKTINNIDGYFDNVDKHFENLQAKLGEFKEAVFERCEQYSEDEKLNKLSRARQQINVVDELILKAKGRLIQAKKDNKTSEMVKSMKRQVQDLEMFKSDLKASRFDSARSKKNEMFEKVLQSEGSEYVIEDILKWRDEALKLRRKYESLLDDNEKLRTESENEIITLQNTNQIFIKELTELRQETDMADEKVKQSEERVQLVEEKLLDERLSHEVEINSLKAMLEKKDEILAKLMGSNPVTPGPEHEQVRLSPEGIVGTSDSESKYKTSDSRSPSPSKENDANNESKGKGDINTHNGNSQSSVKEEHASGKDNADDFYIKRVLQTIKPNKQNSNGGNNVETNDKEITEEQTEKIERTEENSETQKLNSTEIVSSEKEKDTESENRQDYVEQTNTNENGTKAQDIVLYEEGTVKEIVYKRNDSEIDGNLSYHKGVGAVLQTCNQEFGVDSVSCEIIDELENNMLPDFVEGERAVSFQLHFQKKLGSDFTLKEGESFKLFLPHRTIHEFEEASLIQSVNGEDWEPCDPLDETPSSIDDVQMVCLELYDLTDIKLIAIAREKIEYIIAGEGDIDQKSKYDQTVTLKMSNATFKSRTEVKLLVHDTHRREMLAAIEIHDECKQIMSCTTFVSLLCEQITKEDISVIMKLQEDIDAECKYTMFSLDDYGWTLADCDWQQEEKELVVHLRAGAKKYRILGLELPKDMSAEEKLEAVRVLHDHTSHYLVRLLFRQREDDPTQAVVICLRSKIVKTGIYELKELGYSVGGYPSSQFCLLEGDTLSLQFSGDITAKPVHSEKMEMTFYPQKEIATKQLLLQSPDKTEDDEQNSPPQGFLSILKKNDTQKIILGETINFQIESSPKDNES